In one Arthrobacter jinronghuae genomic region, the following are encoded:
- a CDS encoding electron transfer flavoprotein subunit beta/FixA family protein has translation MNIVVLVKHVPDAQFDRHLTGPGHTLNRAESILSELDEYALEAALQLAEARGGESAGNRVTALAMGPAAAVNAVKKSLQIGAYAGVHLADDALAGSDAAGTSLALAAAVRAIAESQGPVDLVITGMASTDGETSLVPAQLAERLQLAQVTFASELDVVDVDGAPVVKARRDGDSFTETVEAPLPALVSVTDQANSPRYPNFKGIMAAKKKPVTVLTLAEIGVDPAQVGHDGAWTAVAASAPRPPRSQGTIITDDGTAGVQLVDYLAAQKLI, from the coding sequence CTGAACATTGTTGTCTTGGTAAAGCATGTCCCCGACGCACAGTTTGACCGGCACCTCACCGGCCCCGGGCATACCCTGAACCGTGCTGAAAGCATCCTCTCCGAGCTGGACGAGTACGCCCTTGAGGCGGCACTGCAGCTGGCCGAGGCCCGCGGCGGGGAGAGCGCCGGGAACCGGGTGACCGCCCTGGCCATGGGCCCGGCGGCAGCAGTGAACGCGGTGAAGAAGTCCCTGCAGATCGGCGCCTATGCGGGCGTGCACCTGGCCGATGACGCCCTGGCCGGTTCCGATGCAGCCGGGACCTCCCTGGCCCTTGCCGCTGCGGTACGCGCTATCGCTGAATCCCAGGGGCCGGTGGACCTGGTCATCACGGGCATGGCCTCCACGGACGGTGAAACCTCGCTGGTTCCCGCCCAGCTCGCCGAAAGGCTGCAGCTGGCACAGGTGACCTTTGCTTCCGAACTCGACGTAGTGGACGTCGACGGCGCCCCGGTCGTGAAAGCGCGCCGCGACGGTGATTCCTTCACTGAAACCGTTGAGGCGCCGCTGCCGGCCCTGGTATCGGTCACGGACCAGGCCAACAGCCCGCGCTATCCGAACTTCAAGGGCATCATGGCTGCGAAGAAGAAACCCGTTACGGTGCTGACACTCGCCGAGATCGGAGTGGACCCGGCGCAGGTGGGGCACGACGGCGCCTGGACTGCCGTAGCCGCCTCCGCTCCGCGGCCGCCGCGCTCGCAGGGAACCATCATCACCGACGACGGCACCGCCGGCGTGCAGCTGGTGGACTACCTCGCCGCGCAGAAACTGATCTAA
- a CDS encoding S1C family serine protease, with protein sequence MTDQYGGPEGTERPLPPRPPAPPSYSGTASGATQGNPQTEPLTNAVPPQGQPGEGNGPAGYGSSAYGSAGSGTAFHAPAGTAPAREPRAKKFGAGTLVAGMLLAGLFGGGVAVGANTLLEDSNTAGQASQPQTVVVNDKDNVNSVTAAAVKASPSVVTIEVAASGSTGTGSGIILDDDGHILTNTHVVTLGGTAADPVVEVQTADGRVLTATIVGTDPLSDLAVIKVDAPNLTPAALGDSGNLNVGDTVIAIGAPLGLSGTVTDGIVSTLNRTISVQSSAAPEESESSDEPEDNGFGFRFAPPDGSSQDQSTAESSIFLNVVQTDAAINHGNSGGALVNTDGEVIGVNVAIASAASGAAGEDSGNIGVGFAVPITYAERVAEEIIDNGSATHGYLGVSVTPATASDSSSTFTVGAEVAEVVSGSPGEKAGLRKGDVVTSVNGIPVTDAQSLTAAIRMQPAGGKATIDFTRDGKTDSVDVTLGDSAKQ encoded by the coding sequence ATGACTGACCAATACGGCGGTCCCGAGGGCACCGAACGCCCGTTGCCTCCCCGGCCACCGGCGCCGCCGTCGTATTCGGGGACCGCTTCGGGGGCAACACAGGGGAACCCGCAGACCGAACCCCTGACCAACGCCGTCCCGCCGCAGGGACAGCCGGGCGAAGGAAACGGACCGGCCGGCTACGGATCCTCCGCGTACGGGTCTGCGGGCTCGGGCACCGCTTTCCACGCACCGGCCGGAACTGCGCCGGCCCGCGAACCCCGGGCAAAGAAGTTCGGGGCGGGAACGCTCGTGGCGGGCATGCTGCTTGCGGGTCTGTTCGGCGGCGGGGTGGCCGTCGGCGCCAACACTCTCCTGGAAGACAGCAACACTGCCGGCCAGGCCAGCCAGCCGCAGACAGTCGTGGTGAACGACAAAGACAACGTCAACTCGGTCACGGCGGCGGCAGTGAAGGCCTCACCAAGTGTGGTCACCATTGAAGTTGCCGCCTCCGGCAGCACGGGCACCGGTTCCGGGATCATCCTGGACGATGACGGCCACATCCTGACCAACACCCACGTGGTGACCCTCGGAGGCACTGCCGCCGACCCCGTCGTCGAAGTCCAGACGGCGGACGGACGGGTCCTGACCGCGACCATCGTCGGGACGGACCCCCTGTCCGACCTCGCGGTCATCAAGGTGGATGCCCCCAACCTGACACCTGCTGCCCTGGGCGATTCCGGAAACCTGAATGTCGGGGACACCGTGATTGCCATCGGCGCCCCCCTCGGCCTGTCCGGGACAGTGACTGACGGTATTGTCTCCACCCTCAACCGCACCATCAGCGTCCAGTCCTCGGCCGCGCCGGAGGAGTCGGAGAGCTCAGACGAACCCGAAGACAACGGTTTCGGTTTCCGGTTCGCTCCGCCGGACGGATCGTCGCAGGACCAGAGCACCGCGGAGAGCTCAATCTTCCTCAACGTGGTGCAGACCGACGCCGCCATCAACCACGGCAACTCCGGCGGCGCGCTGGTCAACACCGACGGCGAAGTCATCGGCGTGAACGTCGCGATTGCCTCGGCTGCCTCCGGTGCCGCAGGCGAGGACAGCGGCAACATCGGTGTCGGGTTCGCCGTTCCCATCACCTACGCCGAGCGGGTAGCGGAAGAGATCATCGACAACGGGTCAGCGACCCACGGCTACCTGGGCGTCTCGGTGACGCCGGCAACCGCGTCCGATTCGTCGTCGACCTTCACTGTGGGTGCCGAGGTCGCTGAAGTGGTATCCGGGTCGCCGGGCGAAAAAGCCGGCCTGCGCAAGGGCGATGTGGTCACGTCCGTCAACGGCATCCCGGTTACGGATGCCCAGTCGCTGACTGCAGCCATCCGGATGCAGCCCGCCGGCGGGAAGGCCACCATTGACTTCACGCGCGACGGCAAAACGGACAGCGTTGACGTCACCCTCGGGGATTCGGCTAAGCAGTAA
- a CDS encoding TPM domain-containing protein — MRSRNRLAAVLGLSAVTVLVPAAAFAGPAGPVQAAIGSVLQVPVESPVRIPPGEYIVDPADVLGSDASEVEEAISEVQRNSGYTLYVVYVDSFTSPADPAAWSEQVVQGKGMGAKEALLSIATEERKIQVSTGDQSVLTQTRRNAILAAATDPLLGSQDISSAQWANSAVNAAESLEDIARGGDGEVAAAEESGGADVAPLLVGGVVVAGGLGTALLIRSRRRKSVAAAPVQQQGPAAPVDPLDTMSVPDLRKRAGSLLVAADDAIKSSEQELGFAMAAYGEGAVTTFSEDLAAARAHMGESFKLQQQLDDHIPDTEQQQRTWLKEIIRRCEAVNESLQAHKEEFDSLRELEKNAPAALAAAQTAADQAASRLSTSAATLDSLRSRYAASALSQISDNIDQAHERLAFVSNAAATANEKLAEGDTSSAVVSVRAAEESVHQADVLLDAIDKRSQELDAARQELQRAVADANQDLAQAGAIAAGGTAPGLAGPAAGVRAALDAVNQATQAGPIDPVDLLRRLETANSQLDAALEGIRDRQEQERRARDSLQHAIMAAQAQISGTSDYIRARRGGVGSEARTRLAEAERNLQQAVAMQSADPVSALAYAQQANALAAQAAEMAQQDVDGFGGGYGGGGFGGGIGGGGGNGLGGAILGGILIDSILRGGSHGGGWGGGGFGGFGGGGFGGGGGGFGSSGGNF; from the coding sequence ATGCGGTCACGGAACAGGTTGGCGGCCGTACTAGGCCTGAGTGCAGTTACGGTCCTGGTCCCCGCCGCTGCCTTTGCCGGGCCTGCGGGCCCCGTCCAGGCGGCCATCGGATCGGTGCTCCAGGTTCCGGTGGAATCCCCCGTGCGGATACCGCCGGGCGAGTACATTGTGGACCCCGCCGATGTGCTGGGCAGTGATGCCTCCGAGGTGGAGGAAGCGATTTCGGAGGTACAGCGGAACTCCGGGTACACCCTCTACGTGGTTTACGTGGATTCCTTCACCAGCCCCGCAGACCCCGCCGCCTGGTCAGAGCAGGTGGTGCAGGGCAAGGGCATGGGCGCTAAGGAAGCACTCCTGAGCATCGCCACCGAAGAACGCAAGATTCAGGTCTCCACCGGTGACCAGAGCGTCCTGACCCAGACGCGCCGCAACGCGATCCTCGCTGCCGCGACCGACCCCCTTCTGGGCTCCCAGGACATTTCCTCCGCGCAGTGGGCCAACAGTGCCGTGAACGCTGCGGAGTCCTTGGAAGACATCGCCCGCGGCGGAGACGGAGAAGTAGCCGCCGCGGAAGAATCCGGCGGAGCCGACGTGGCACCCCTCCTGGTTGGCGGCGTCGTCGTCGCCGGTGGACTGGGAACCGCGCTGCTGATCCGCAGCCGCCGCCGCAAGTCCGTCGCCGCCGCGCCCGTACAGCAGCAGGGGCCCGCTGCACCGGTGGATCCGCTGGACACCATGAGCGTGCCGGACCTGCGCAAACGCGCCGGCAGCCTGCTCGTGGCAGCCGACGATGCGATCAAGTCCAGCGAGCAGGAACTCGGATTTGCCATGGCCGCCTACGGCGAGGGTGCCGTCACGACCTTCTCCGAGGACCTGGCCGCAGCACGCGCCCACATGGGCGAGTCCTTCAAGCTGCAGCAGCAGCTCGACGACCACATACCGGACACCGAACAGCAGCAACGGACCTGGCTGAAGGAAATCATCCGCCGGTGCGAGGCAGTGAACGAGTCCCTGCAGGCACACAAGGAAGAGTTCGATTCCCTCCGGGAACTGGAGAAGAACGCCCCGGCAGCCCTGGCCGCGGCACAGACAGCCGCCGACCAGGCCGCCTCGCGGCTCAGCACCTCGGCGGCAACTCTGGATTCACTGCGGTCCCGCTATGCTGCCTCGGCGCTCAGCCAGATCAGCGACAACATCGATCAGGCCCATGAACGCCTGGCGTTCGTGTCCAATGCCGCAGCGACGGCGAATGAAAAGCTGGCCGAAGGGGATACTTCTTCGGCAGTGGTTTCCGTCCGGGCGGCCGAAGAGTCCGTCCACCAGGCCGACGTCCTGCTGGACGCGATCGACAAGCGGAGCCAGGAACTCGACGCCGCACGGCAGGAGCTCCAGCGCGCAGTCGCCGATGCCAACCAGGACCTGGCCCAGGCCGGCGCTATCGCCGCAGGCGGAACCGCTCCCGGTCTCGCCGGTCCGGCAGCGGGCGTCCGTGCCGCCCTGGATGCCGTGAACCAGGCCACGCAGGCCGGCCCCATTGACCCGGTGGACCTGCTGCGCCGGCTGGAAACGGCCAACAGCCAACTCGACGCCGCACTGGAAGGCATCCGGGACCGCCAGGAGCAGGAGAGGCGGGCCCGGGATTCCCTGCAGCACGCCATCATGGCCGCGCAGGCGCAGATTTCCGGCACCTCGGACTATATCCGGGCGCGCCGCGGCGGCGTCGGCAGTGAGGCCCGGACCCGCCTGGCTGAGGCTGAGCGCAATCTGCAGCAGGCCGTTGCCATGCAGTCCGCAGATCCGGTGAGCGCCCTCGCCTACGCCCAGCAGGCCAATGCCCTGGCGGCACAGGCAGCGGAAATGGCGCAGCAGGACGTTGACGGTTTCGGCGGAGGTTACGGAGGCGGCGGCTTCGGCGGCGGAATCGGCGGCGGCGGCGGCAACGGCCTGGGCGGCGCCATCCTCGGAGGTATCCTCATCGATTCCATCCTGCGCGGCGGCTCGCACGGCGGCGGCTGGGGCGGCGGCGGGTTCGGCGGCTTCGGTGGGGGCGGCTTCGGTGGAGGCGGCGGCGGGTTCGGCTCATCCGGCGGAAACTTCTAG
- a CDS encoding PspA/IM30 family protein, with the protein MVKQSIFGRITQLAKANINAILDQAEDPQKMLDQMVRDYSNNIAEAESAVAQTIGNLRMLQDDYNEDIQNAQNWGNKALAASRKADEFRAAGNTTDAEKFDNLAKVALQRQIASENEAKGAQPTIASQEEIVERLKTGLNQMKGKLDQLTSKRDELIARARNASAQTQMHDAMKSIDVMDSTSEVGRFEEKIRREEARVRGANELASSSLDAQFESLEDLGEQTEVEARLAALKSSGTKQSAIED; encoded by the coding sequence GTGGTTAAGCAGTCGATTTTCGGACGTATCACTCAATTGGCCAAGGCCAACATCAATGCCATCCTCGACCAGGCCGAGGACCCGCAGAAGATGCTCGACCAGATGGTTCGGGATTACAGCAACAACATCGCTGAGGCCGAGAGCGCTGTCGCGCAGACCATCGGTAACCTCCGGATGCTCCAGGACGATTACAACGAGGACATCCAGAACGCCCAGAACTGGGGCAACAAGGCGCTGGCGGCTTCCCGCAAGGCAGATGAGTTCCGTGCGGCCGGGAACACCACCGACGCCGAAAAGTTCGACAACCTTGCCAAGGTAGCCCTTCAGCGCCAGATCGCCTCCGAAAACGAAGCCAAGGGCGCCCAGCCGACCATTGCTTCCCAGGAAGAGATCGTTGAACGCCTCAAGACCGGCCTGAACCAGATGAAGGGCAAGCTGGACCAGCTCACCAGCAAGCGCGACGAATTGATTGCCCGCGCCCGCAACGCCTCCGCGCAGACGCAGATGCATGACGCCATGAAGAGCATCGATGTCATGGACTCGACCTCCGAGGTGGGCCGCTTCGAGGAAAAGATCCGCCGCGAAGAAGCCCGTGTCCGCGGCGCCAACGAACTGGCTTCCTCCAGCCTCGATGCACAGTTCGAGTCCCTTGAGGATCTCGGCGAGCAGACCGAGGTCGAAGCCCGGCTGGCGGCCCTAAAGTCTTCCGGTACGAAGCAGTCTGCCATCGAGGACTAG
- a CDS encoding DUF6328 family protein, with protein sequence MGDTPAERDPDRGETPLQKQDRNWTDLLQELRVLQTGIQILTGFLLTLPFQQRFTELNPVQVGIYLSLVVLSVLVTALLLSTVVLHRTFFQRRIKGNLVDSADLLLRLTLVLVGLILVGTIGLVFDLVLSGSAGAIAAVSVAVVVALLWLLLPLALRRQALRQRKARRVRTGRTKGGHR encoded by the coding sequence ATGGGCGATACTCCAGCGGAACGTGACCCGGACCGCGGTGAGACCCCGCTGCAGAAGCAGGACCGGAACTGGACGGACCTGCTGCAGGAGCTGCGGGTGCTCCAGACCGGGATCCAGATCCTGACCGGCTTCCTGCTGACGCTGCCGTTCCAGCAGCGCTTCACCGAACTGAACCCGGTGCAGGTGGGCATCTACCTGTCCCTGGTGGTGCTTTCGGTGCTTGTCACCGCGCTGCTGCTGTCAACGGTCGTGCTGCACCGCACGTTCTTCCAGCGGCGGATCAAAGGGAACCTGGTGGACAGCGCGGACCTGCTGCTGCGCTTAACCCTGGTCCTGGTGGGCCTGATCCTGGTCGGGACCATCGGCCTTGTGTTCGACCTCGTGCTTTCCGGTTCAGCCGGCGCCATAGCCGCCGTCTCGGTGGCGGTGGTGGTGGCGCTGCTGTGGCTGCTTCTGCCTCTTGCGCTGAGGCGGCAGGCCCTGCGGCAGCGCAAAGCCCGGCGGGTCCGCACCGGACGCACGAAGGGCGGGCACCGGTAG
- a CDS encoding UPF0182 family membrane protein, producing the protein MTSGPNGPFSRPGTATAVGRRRRRSPLIATLIVVAVLVIGFVYFSQVYANVLWYNQLGYLEVFVKENLTRISMFLAAFLVMAAGVYASIRVAYTSRPIYAPDSALQDNLNRYQAQLEPIRKLLMIGIPIVVGGFAGTAAMSMWQQALLFFNRRDFGQTDPQFNMDYSFYLNTLPFIGFLVGFLISVVVIAGIAGLMTHYLYGGIRLEEKGVFVSRPARLHLAIIAAAFLILQGINFWLDRYDTLLSTSGTWTGALYTDVEAVIPTKAILAVASVIVAVLFILSAVIGRWRLPIIGTAMLIITAIVAGGVYPWIVQRYQVQPSELSLEREYIQRNIDLTREAYGLSDTEVIPYDATVNANAGALAQDAGTTANIRLLDPNVVSDAFGQLQQFRQYYQFPQTLNVDRYEIDGEVQDTVIAVRELNVGGVPAGWVNEHILYTHGYGVVAARGSTVGPDGKPSFMESGIPSTGVLTDGGDYEPRIYFGENSPQYSVVGAPEGTPPVEIDRPQTGNSEEESQTTFSGEGGPSVGNFFNQLVYAIKFQSTELLLADAINEESQILYDRDPRERVEKVAPYLTVDSNAYPAVIDGRVKWIVDGYTTSKYFPYSTQQELQDATTDSLTPGAAALPQEQVNYIRNAVKATVDAYDGSVELYAWDDEDPLLKSWQSVFPSTLKKYSDMSAELMAHVRYPEDQFKVQRELLGKYHVTDPDSFYKNDDAWSVPADPTGGNGSVKQPPYYLSLQMPGQDEATFSLTTPFIPFVSEGGDPRNVLYGFLSAEADAGTGEAGVRSEDYGKLRLLALPTDTAVPGPGQAQNTFNSDPTVSNALNLLRQGASEVINGNLLTLPVGDGILYVQPVYVQSSGEASYPTLQRVLVNFGEKVGFAPTLEEALDQIFGGDSGASTGDAGNVGATPPAAEGGGDETAQSELATALSDAGQAIQDGQTALGRGDFAAYGEAQTRLQDAISRATAAQERMEGAAGGDATEAPADGATAPAEDGDGGN; encoded by the coding sequence GTGACTTCCGGACCAAACGGCCCATTTTCCCGACCCGGCACGGCCACGGCCGTCGGCAGGCGACGGCGGCGCAGCCCGCTGATCGCAACGCTGATCGTAGTTGCCGTCCTGGTCATTGGATTTGTGTACTTCTCCCAGGTTTACGCAAATGTCCTCTGGTACAACCAGCTGGGGTATCTGGAAGTCTTCGTCAAGGAGAACCTGACCCGTATCTCCATGTTCCTGGCGGCCTTCCTCGTCATGGCAGCCGGCGTGTACGCCAGTATCCGGGTGGCTTACACCTCGCGGCCGATCTATGCGCCGGACAGTGCACTCCAGGACAACCTCAACCGGTACCAGGCCCAGCTTGAGCCCATCCGCAAGCTGCTGATGATCGGTATCCCGATCGTCGTCGGCGGCTTCGCCGGCACGGCTGCCATGTCCATGTGGCAGCAGGCCCTGCTTTTCTTCAACCGGCGCGATTTCGGACAGACAGATCCGCAGTTCAACATGGACTACAGCTTCTATCTGAACACGCTGCCCTTCATCGGGTTCCTGGTGGGCTTCCTGATCAGCGTCGTCGTCATTGCCGGTATCGCCGGCCTGATGACCCACTACCTTTACGGCGGCATCCGGCTGGAGGAGAAGGGCGTGTTCGTCAGCCGCCCGGCCCGCCTGCACCTGGCCATCATCGCCGCAGCCTTCCTCATCCTGCAGGGCATCAACTTCTGGCTCGACCGCTACGACACCCTGCTGAGCACCTCGGGAACCTGGACCGGCGCCCTCTACACCGACGTTGAGGCGGTCATCCCGACCAAGGCCATCCTGGCCGTTGCCTCGGTGATCGTTGCCGTCCTGTTTATCCTCTCCGCCGTCATCGGCCGCTGGCGCCTCCCGATTATCGGTACCGCAATGCTGATCATCACGGCCATCGTGGCCGGCGGCGTCTACCCCTGGATTGTCCAGCGGTACCAGGTGCAGCCTTCGGAACTGAGCCTTGAACGCGAATACATCCAGCGCAACATCGACCTCACGCGGGAGGCCTACGGCCTGAGCGACACCGAGGTCATCCCGTACGACGCCACGGTGAACGCCAACGCCGGAGCCCTTGCACAGGACGCCGGCACCACCGCCAACATCCGGCTCCTGGACCCGAATGTCGTCTCCGACGCGTTCGGCCAGCTGCAGCAGTTCCGCCAGTACTACCAGTTCCCGCAGACCCTGAACGTGGACCGCTACGAAATCGACGGCGAAGTGCAGGACACGGTCATCGCCGTCCGCGAGCTGAACGTCGGGGGCGTGCCCGCAGGGTGGGTCAACGAACACATCCTCTACACCCACGGCTACGGCGTGGTCGCAGCACGCGGATCCACAGTGGGGCCGGACGGCAAGCCGAGCTTCATGGAGTCCGGCATTCCCTCGACCGGTGTGCTCACCGACGGCGGGGACTACGAGCCGCGGATCTACTTCGGCGAGAACTCTCCGCAGTACTCAGTGGTCGGCGCGCCGGAGGGCACCCCGCCGGTGGAAATCGACCGCCCGCAGACAGGCAACTCGGAAGAGGAATCGCAGACCACCTTCAGCGGCGAGGGCGGGCCGAGTGTCGGGAACTTCTTCAACCAGCTGGTCTACGCGATCAAGTTCCAGTCCACCGAGCTGCTTCTCGCGGACGCGATCAATGAGGAATCCCAGATCCTGTATGACCGCGACCCCCGCGAGCGGGTGGAAAAGGTTGCGCCGTACCTGACGGTGGACAGCAACGCGTACCCCGCCGTCATCGACGGCCGGGTGAAGTGGATCGTGGACGGTTACACCACGAGCAAGTACTTCCCCTACTCCACGCAGCAGGAGCTGCAGGATGCAACCACGGACTCGTTGACGCCCGGTGCTGCGGCGCTGCCGCAGGAACAGGTGAACTACATCCGCAACGCGGTGAAGGCCACGGTTGATGCCTACGACGGTTCCGTGGAGCTGTACGCCTGGGACGACGAGGATCCGCTGTTGAAGTCCTGGCAGAGCGTCTTCCCCTCCACCCTGAAAAAGTACAGCGACATGTCGGCTGAACTGATGGCGCACGTGCGCTACCCGGAAGACCAGTTCAAGGTCCAGCGCGAGCTGCTCGGCAAGTACCATGTCACCGATCCGGATTCCTTCTACAAGAACGACGACGCCTGGAGCGTTCCCGCCGATCCCACGGGCGGCAACGGCAGCGTTAAGCAGCCTCCGTACTACCTGTCGCTGCAGATGCCGGGACAGGATGAGGCGACCTTCTCGCTGACGACGCCGTTCATTCCGTTCGTGAGCGAAGGCGGCGATCCCCGCAACGTGCTTTACGGTTTCCTCTCCGCGGAGGCGGACGCCGGCACCGGGGAAGCGGGAGTCAGGAGCGAGGACTACGGCAAGCTTCGGCTGCTTGCCCTGCCCACGGACACGGCTGTTCCCGGCCCGGGCCAGGCGCAGAACACGTTCAACTCCGATCCCACCGTCTCGAACGCCTTGAACCTCCTGCGCCAGGGCGCCTCGGAAGTCATCAACGGCAACCTGCTGACCCTGCCGGTAGGTGACGGCATCCTGTACGTGCAGCCCGTGTACGTCCAGTCCTCGGGTGAAGCATCGTATCCGACGCTGCAGCGGGTGCTGGTGAACTTCGGCGAGAAAGTGGGCTTCGCACCCACCCTGGAAGAGGCCTTGGACCAGATCTTCGGCGGAGACTCCGGAGCCTCTACAGGAGATGCCGGCAACGTCGGTGCTACGCCTCCGGCAGCGGAAGGCGGCGGAGACGAGACCGCCCAGTCCGAACTGGCTACGGCGCTTTCCGACGCCGGGCAGGCCATCCAGGACGGCCAGACGGCCCTTGGCCGCGGCGATTTCGCCGCCTACGGCGAGGCCCAGACCCGGTTGCAGGACGCCATATCCCGGGCAACTGCAGCCCAGGAACGGATGGAGGGTGCTGCCGGCGGCGACGCCACAGAGGCGCCTGCGGACGGCGCCACCGCTCCTGCGGAGGACGGAGACGGCGGCAACTAG
- a CDS encoding YlbL family protein — MRPSHDDSRTAAQGRPGNPAPGQSPVPAPQPDGSYSVYPYQGLGAGRPAPAKRSARSRAMIASGALAGVLGAAGLLLPAQYVVESPGPTFNTLGSAGDAKIIEIEGRQSYPTEGELDLTTVYVSGGPSTNISIFQAVGGWANNDDVVYPTEFLYAPGTTSDEVDEENAAAMTSSQESAVAAALTQLDIGFTQELTVAAVVEGSPAEGVLQTGDTVVAVGDTRIDGIESLRAVLNDGGGSPAEITVRRDGQEITESVTPRQSDSGTYQLGIELATSFEFPFEVSIGETLERVGGPSAGMMFALGIVDRLTPEPLTGGKHFAGTGTIDAAGNVGPIGGIRQKLIGASDAGAEYFLAPADNCGEVVGHIPEGLEVVRVSTLDEAIQAVEKLAAGGNAADLPQCTP; from the coding sequence TTGCGCCCCTCCCATGACGACAGCAGGACCGCGGCGCAGGGCCGGCCAGGCAATCCCGCACCCGGGCAGTCTCCCGTCCCGGCCCCGCAGCCGGACGGAAGCTATTCCGTCTATCCGTACCAGGGCCTGGGTGCGGGCCGCCCCGCACCGGCCAAACGCTCCGCCCGCTCCCGGGCCATGATCGCCTCCGGTGCGCTGGCCGGCGTCCTCGGCGCCGCCGGCCTGCTGCTGCCCGCCCAGTACGTGGTGGAGTCTCCGGGACCTACGTTCAACACGCTGGGCAGCGCCGGGGATGCGAAGATCATCGAAATCGAGGGGCGCCAGAGCTATCCGACGGAGGGGGAGCTGGACCTGACCACCGTCTACGTTTCCGGCGGCCCGAGCACCAACATCAGCATCTTCCAGGCCGTGGGAGGCTGGGCAAACAACGACGACGTCGTCTATCCCACCGAATTCCTCTACGCACCGGGAACCACCAGCGACGAGGTGGACGAGGAAAACGCCGCCGCCATGACGTCGTCCCAGGAATCCGCGGTCGCCGCCGCCCTGACGCAGCTGGATATCGGTTTCACGCAGGAACTGACCGTGGCAGCCGTGGTTGAAGGCTCGCCGGCCGAAGGCGTGCTGCAGACCGGAGACACCGTGGTTGCGGTGGGGGACACCCGGATCGACGGCATCGAGAGCCTGCGCGCAGTCCTGAACGACGGCGGCGGCTCGCCCGCGGAGATCACGGTACGGCGGGACGGGCAGGAAATAACCGAATCCGTGACGCCGCGGCAATCAGATTCCGGTACTTATCAGCTCGGCATCGAACTGGCGACCTCCTTCGAGTTCCCTTTTGAAGTCAGCATCGGTGAAACCCTGGAACGGGTCGGCGGTCCGTCCGCGGGGATGATGTTCGCCCTGGGGATCGTGGACCGGCTGACCCCGGAACCGCTGACCGGGGGTAAGCACTTCGCCGGAACCGGAACCATCGACGCGGCCGGGAACGTGGGCCCCATCGGCGGAATCCGGCAGAAACTGATCGGAGCATCCGACGCCGGTGCCGAGTATTTCCTTGCCCCTGCCGACAACTGCGGGGAGGTCGTCGGTCATATTCCGGAAGGCTTGGAGGTGGTGCGGGTTTCCACCCTGGACGAGGCTATCCAGGCGGTCGAGAAGCTCGCCGCCGGCGGGAATGCGGCAGACCTGCCTCAGTGCACCCCCTAG